The genomic stretch ACATTTTGTGGGTACGAATGGAACTGTGAGCAAGTCATTTTGGAAGCACTAAATCTTAAATTAGATCCTATAAGACTGGAGTTTTATTCCCAGTTCATATGTAGGTGAAGccagataaatacatattttagtattttaagcaATATTGTCTTCTTCTATcagaaaattcagaattttagCCTATATTCATCTAGTGGTTGTGTTTTCctgcctgtttcttttttttttttaatttttatttttactttattttactttacaatactgtattggttttgccatacattgacatgaatccaccacgggtgtacatgcgatcccaaacatgaacccccctcccatctccctccccgcaacatccctctgggtcatccccgtgcaccagccccaagcatgctgtatcctgcattggacatagggCCTGTgagatcttctgggaccaggaatCAAATACATGTCCCTTGCATGGGAAGGCAGGAtgttaaccactagaccagcagGGAAGACCTACCACAGAATTATAATGGGCTATACTGCAATACAAAGTttcttttaaacagtttttatttgtattgcaGTATAGCCCATTATAATTCTGTGGTAAGTCTTCCCTGcgggtctagtggttaagaatctgccttcccatGCAAGGGACGTGGATTTGATTCTTGGTCCCAGAAGATCTCACAAGCCCTGGAGCACTGAAGCTcacgtgtcacaactactgagccactgcTCTAGGGCCCTGCTCCAAACTCAGGGAAACCACCCCAGGGAGAAGCTGGAGCACTCAGTTGCCCCAGCTCCCCCAACTGGTAACATGCCCTGCACTGCAAGAAGACTGAGCTCagtgaaaaataagtaaattaatctgtaaaacaaaaaaaaaggagagaagaaataatattttggtaATTTCAGGTAAAGAGCAGAGGGGCTTGGCCATGAATATACCTGTGCCCATCCTTCCCCacacttccctcccatccaggctgccacacaaaattgagcagagttccatgtgctctttAGTAAGTTCCCAAACTGTATATTCATGAGGAATAAAATATTCCACTAAGTCATCGGGGATGAAGAGGAAGTCCCAAATTAAACACTTTTCATATACAAGAACAATACTTGTGTGATACTAATTGTCCATGAGAATCAAAAATGATAATAGCCAGcaaagtttagaaaaataaagtttaataagATGACACTAGCTTTAAATACACTTTCAAATACATcaataaaccaaaaaataaaaatgtgtcatAGTGGCAGATGAATTCCCAAATAGTTTAGTAACTGTGAACTAAAATACTGACACACAAATAATACAAGTcctaatataatataatacaatTTGAGTCTATGGTAAAAACATGTTTTACTTACAACCTGGATCAGGAGGAAGGGGTTGGGGAAACCCCTGCAGAAACCTGCAGAAATTGACATGGCCTGAAAACTCAGGGCCACTGGCTCAGAGGAGGCTGGTTTTAAGGAAAAGCTAATTCAGGTGGAGGGGTTACACATTTTTAATTTCGAGGTTTTGATCAGtgagaaaatctcatggacagttaATGGGATGCACCCACATGGAAATGCTGCTGCCCACGTGCTGGCCCCACTTCCAAGGTAAGGAAGGGCCAGCTCCTCACCTCAGAGAGAAGGGCCAGAGACATCAGGGTCTGACACTTTTCTTTAAGGCAAGTCTCCTACTTCCAGTCAATCagatcttccctccccagctcaTTGCCTGAGTCCTAAGGGAAAGGTCACAGAGAAGGGGCTCACAAGACCCTGGAGCCCCTCACACGTCTGGCAGGCAGAGGGTGAGGAGAACAAACTTTTCCAGTTCAGGGAGCTCAGTCTAGTCCAGGGTGCCCTGCAGCCCAGTCAGCTCAGGGTTTATTCCATGAGGAGTCATTGCATTGACTTTCTCTCGGGGTGAACGTGGGGTAGATGGAGAGGCCACAAATTACAGCACAAGATGCCTTCCTTCCAACAGGTCCCACTTTGCatgaagagggagggaaagaaggaaggcaatGAAAAAGCTTGGAGAGACGAGCCCATCGACTTTTGCTGGAAAGTGCTGTCCCTTTGGGTTGTGAACTAAACTCAGTCGGAATCTGAGTCAGAAGAGTCCCCTGAGGAGGATGAGCTGGAGCTGGTGTCCTCCAGCTCAGAATCTCCATCTTCATCCTCACTGCTAGGGGCTGAGGAGCGgctgccttcctcctcttctttctcattttcctctgATCTCCCTGAGGCAGGAGAATGttctccagtcgtgtctgatgaTGCTAACTCTGCAGCCTGAAGCCCCGGGTCCTCTCTAAGTCTTCCTTGCAGATTATCTGATGATGGGGACTGCAGACCCATCCTTCTAATCTTGGGGTTCGGGCCCCCCATCATGCTCATGTTCTTACGCTTAGCACAGGTCACCTCTCTGTAGGCAGCATATTCTTCAGGAGACAGAGTCCTGAGCCAGAGATCAAGGTCCACCTTGTACTGTGTCTGCAGTTCCTCCGCCTGCTTCTTATAAAGCTCCTTCTGGTCCTGGGGGACCCACTGCCAGCGTCTACTGATCTCCACCATGCGCTCCCTCGGGGGCACCACTTTCAGCTCCCTGTTCGACCAGAGATCTTGGTGGAACTTGTGATAGCCATTCATTGGGGGCTTCTTGggctctccatggaatttccactTCATAGGTAAACTGTTTTCTTGGGGAGACTTCACCTTTTGAACATTCTCCTGAAAATTTTCtggcactttcatttcacttctttgGGGGACACCAGATTTCTCTGGGTTTTGGATTAGATCAGGGTGCTGTTTCTCAAGATTCTGACTGTATTTCACCCTCAGCTgctcagggtccttcctgtgTTCCTCAGACAGAACCCTGGTCAGCTGCTGGTTGCTTATCTTGGGATGTTTTTGGATGTACTGGGGTCGCATCACTTGGGAAATGTGCCGGTATGCTGTCAGGGACTTCTTGAACAAATAAGCATGTTTCTGGTGTTTTCTggtgttttctgtgttttcttgtgttttttggaaggattgCTAACATTTTCCTTAGCTTCCAGAACTAATTCTTTCAGTGTGCGAAACTTTCTCAGCTTATGGGAAACCTCTAACCATTTGAGTTTGCACATTTCcccagaaaaatctttaaaagctaCTTTCCCCAGTCCATCACTGACTGGGCTGTTTTGAACGTGTGCCCGTCACTGGATGGAATGCTTTTCTCCATACTTTCCAGTAACTGCACAATGTCTTCCTTGGACCAGTCCTCTTGGCGTTTAGGCATCGCCATCTCTAGGTCTTTGGGACACTTATGTGATCCCAGAAACTCAGACACCTCAGCAGAATCTTCAGCTTCCTCACTCTCAAGATTCAGCAGGTGAGTTATTTCTGAAGTCCTGCACTGTGTGTGATCCTCCGTTtctgtggagaaagaaaaagaaagttactcTCCTGTGTGACACAGGAGAGAAGCACAGCCCCATGGGATACGCCCCTTCTGTCATTTCATTTACTCTcaagaatataaatgaaaaccCTCAAAACCTCTGAGTTGAGAGTCCTGTTGAGCATTATGAAGCTTCTTTTCACAATTAAAAATCCTCAGGCCTGACCCCACCTTGCCTTCCAGTCTCATCACAGTGGTTTTTACATAGAAGTGAATAAAGCCTGGGAACTCACTCAAGGGACAAAGgatgagagaaaaggaagggaagttaaaaataaaaatgcctgaCAAGCAAAAGGGCTTTAAAGTAGCAATGAGATACCGCAGCACATGGACAAGAATTGTcaaaatcccaaagaaggaccaAGTACTGAGAGGATGGAATATCAGGAAATTTGATTCATTTCCTAAGGCGATGAGAAACAATACAAGCCTTCTGAAAGAGAATAAGGCAATCTGTTACAAAACTAAATATCCTCCTACCACATAAGTCAGGACTCATGCTCCTTTGTATTTGCACAAATCATTTGAAAATCTATatccgtaaaaaaaaaaaaaaaaagacccgcAATGGGATGTTTATAGCCACTTTGGTCATAATCACAAAACTTGAAAACAACCTacatgaatagataaagaaacgcTGGTACATCAAGGCCAAGAAATAGTACTcagttctaaaaagaaatgagcaatCAAGCCGGCAAGAGACATGGAGTATTCTTTTATTCATATCTATAagctaatgaatgaatgaatgaagctaaGCTGAAAAGCATACATAAGTCATGAGTCCAACTATAAGACATTCCAGGAAAAAGGAATAtatggggagaaaagagaaattcatGAGGACAGTGAAATAAACTTTGCTTCCCAGCAGTTAGAGTGATGGGACTGATGAATAGGTGATCACAAATGACTTTCAGCAGTCTAACACTTCTGGATATTATAAAGCTGGATACTTGTCACTGTATATCAGTGAAAACTAACAGAATGCACAACACCAAAAGTGAACACTAATGTGAAACCATAGACTTTGTGTGACAGTGAAGTGTCAGTGGAGGTTCCTAAATCATAATAAACACACCACTCTGATATATAATGTGATAATGGAGGGGGGAAGAAACACGTGCTTATTCTGGGAGCGCAGGATGTAGACAGGaattctgtactttctgctcattGTTACTGTGAATGCAGTCTTCTCTAGGACACTAACTCTCCTTAGGATTCTGAGCATAGCTCCCTCCTAAGAAAAGTCCAGATGGCCATAGACTGAATGTGCAGTTGAGATGATAATTGATACAATTCATCTAAGAAACACGTAAGAGATATAATTCATCTAAGAAACAAGTTATAGAAGTGCAAAGGGAAGATGAAGAGAGAAGAAGCGTAAACATGTGTATGTAATGATTGAAAAAGAGTTTAAGTGGTCAATGTTTCATTTCTGGGGAGGTCAATAGACATTATAATAAGGCATATTAAATACAACTGTATACAACAAGACTCTTtcctgtgactcagctggtaaagaatctgcctgcaatgaggaagacctgggtttgatccctgggttgggaagatcccctggagtagggaaaggctacccactccagtattctggcctggagaattctgtgcactggatagtccatggggtttcaaaaagtcggacatgactgagtgactttcacttcactacttCACAATAAGCCAGGGACTCTTTGTTTTGGCTGAGATAGAAAGATGATGAAACATGTCTCATTGGAAGCTCATAGAAATGAACAAATAGGAACACTGACCTGTGGAGGAGGCGCAGGTACTTCAGGCGCTCGCAGGGGAAGCCCTTCTCTGCACGTGTCTCCTGCACTCACACAAGAAGAGTCCTCTTACCGCCTCTGACAGAGCAACCTGAGAAACAATGACACATCACACACAGTGTATCACACGCAGTTATCTACACTAAACACAGGTACTTACATTCAGTgttctattttattctattaaaacTCAGTCCCTTCTATCTCTAATAAAAATGACTCTTAAGCATAACGTTAATCTTTGTTTAACTACAACTTTCAGTTCTGAGAACTCAAACAACtgagttttctcttctctttgacaATGACACTCTTCATTTAAGTGACCTTAATATAAGCGGAATCCATTTCTTTGATTAGCACATCAACACACTCCCAACCATATCAGATTTGCTCTACTATAGGAAAAGTTTTCCTGTTTGGAAACATACAAATTCCAAGTCACAATAAGACCagttctgggacttccttggaggttcagtggctaagactccatgctcccagtggaCGGGACCAGCATTTGGTCCTTCATCAGGGAATTAGAGCCCACATTCCACAGCAAAGTGTTCACCTGCCAAGACACAGAGTTCCTGTGTGGTGACTACGAGTTTGCATGTCCCATCTAAAGGTCCCTCAAGGTGCAAGaaagatctggcacagccaaattcaTCAAATCCATCAATCAATTAACACAGAGTTCCATCTAATATCATAGTTGTTTAATCCCTTAGGCCTGTGTTACTCTTCTGCAACCCGTTGGagtgcatcccaccaggctcttgtccatgggattttccaggcaagaatactggagtgggttgacatttctctctccagggtcCCTTGAGACCCAcagatcaaacttgtgtctcctgcattagcaggcagcttcttatacttgagccaccagggaagccagccatCTAATATATTGTGCTTCAAAATAAATGACTGAAGTTAATAAAAGTTTTCACTTCTATATCATAGTGAgtatagaatttctttttctttcagttatttggtgtgttaacaatgttgtgttgagaGCCATCATCAGGTCTGGATTGCTATTGCACTATTTAAAGGCAGAAGTTCCAACTTTTCCTTACAAATATATTACTCTTCATGTTCTACAGCACAGTTTCTCATTCAAATTTTAGGTATCATGCTAAATGGAAAAACTGTCCAGGACTTCCCATCAAGaaattcatattttcctttttatatcatGGAATCATAAGTTCGTAGAATCACTCATGTTCATTCACAAATTCCAATGATTTGAAGGTAAGTCTATAGTTTCAGAGTGAATTCTAAGTAATAACATAATTCTTATGAAGTAGATTTTTCATTTGCTTAAGAAATTCTTAAGCCTGCAACTgctaaattaaaattattctttttaatttttgagggaAAGAAATATGAATCCATCTACTCAGAACCATTTACTCACCAGAAAGTTGTAGATTTGGTCTCCTCAATGCTGGTATGAAAATCAGTCCCATCCAGTCAGGAGTTCTGTGTTCTCTGGATGGGTCAGCAGCTGTAACTTTCAGAGCTGTTCCACAGTCCAGCCAACTCTGAACAGAAGAAGTAGTGCATCTGAGATCCTACAATCAAGACCCTTGAGGCCCCTTCCTGATTAGATTACCACAGTTCCCTTGGATAAACCCAATCAGCACTAACTGCACTAAATCTCTCTCTAATCTCTGTATGTTAATAGAATCCCCAACTGAAGTCCCAGACCTCATCACTGATTTTATATTGAACACCCACTCCTCTCTGATTTTAAGGATCCTGTATTGTCCTTAAATTCaatttttccggtagtcatgtatggatgtgagtgttggacagtgaagaaagctgagtgccaaagaactgatgcttttgaactgtgctgtaggagaagactctttagagtccctttgactgcaaggagatccaaccagcagATGGACTTTAGGATGTTTTTTATATATGCATTCAAatccttaaaatgtatatttgccTTTGACCCAGTAATTCTAACCTTGATAAAACTTCAAAGGAATTCATTGGACAAAACCTTGCAAATCTGAAACCTTGCTTTAACTATTTCTCTCTCTACTGCATATAATCTATGTACaaagcaaggaaaaaatattgagGTTTTTACTTCCCCCAGAAAAATCTGAGACCTCTTGAATTTAGGACAACATTTTTTCGTTCTGTTCATGAAGTAGTGAGTTAACGCGCCCATTGTGCTagtgactcagtcgtgtacgaccctctgggaccgcatggactgttgccgccaggctcctctgtctatgggattctccaggcaagaatactggagtgggttgtcatccccttctccaaaatGTGCCCCTTACCCTCTCCCAAATTATGTCCAAGTCCCAACAGCCAGTATCtctgtgactttatttttagaatagAATTTGTGCAGACATAATCTAGGTGAAGGTACCATGATGAGACCATTCAGGGTAGAGAGTGGACCCTAAATCTGCTGACAGGTGTCTTgatgagagaaagaagagggatgttttagatgcagagaaaaggccCTGCAAGGAAGCAGAGATTCAAGTTAAATGTCATAGtttgaagattgccaggagccaGCTGGCCCTGGAAGAGACAAAGACAAATTCTTTTAGAGCCTTTGAAAGGGGtatggccctgccaacaccttgatttccagCCTGCAGATCTGTCAGAGAATACATTGGTTTTAA from Budorcas taxicolor isolate Tak-1 chromosome 25, Takin1.1, whole genome shotgun sequence encodes the following:
- the LOC128069077 gene encoding upstream-binding factor 1-like protein 1 encodes the protein MRPQYIQKHPKISNQQLTRVLSEEHRKDPEQLRVKYSQNLEKQHPDLIQNPEKSGVPQRSEMKVPENFQENVQKVKSPQENSLPMKWKFHGEPKKPPMNGYHKFHQDLWSNRELKVVPPRERMVEISRRWQWVPQDQKELYKKQAEELQTQYKVDLDLWLRTLSPEEYAAYREVTCAKRKNMSMMGGPNPKIRRMGLQSPSSDNLQGRLREDPGLQAAELASSDTTGEHSPASGRSEENEKEEEEGSRSSAPSSEDEDGDSELEDTSSSSSSSGDSSDSDSD